In Saccopteryx leptura isolate mSacLep1 chromosome 9, mSacLep1_pri_phased_curated, whole genome shotgun sequence, the genomic window tttaaataattttaaaccaCCCAATGAGAGAAACTCTTTCCTCAGTTTTCTTTGAAGCTTTCTGATTATGTTAAACAGGAGGACTGGATTTCCCTGTTGGTATGCCTTGAACATCTCTCTCATACTTGCTAATCTCCCTTTTTAATAAACAGGAGGCAGAACCTGCAACCATCTAGAATGATACCATTGTTTGCTTCTCACTAGGTTCTTCTGGTACTTTCTATTGATGGTGATTTTGGCTTTCCACTTCCAACAGCAATAGAAAATATTCTCTtaaacatattaagaaaataagctaaagaaaaaatattagtaatagagaagggagagggcagaTACATGCCACAGTGAAGGCGGTGTCCCGAGGGGGAAGTGTGGGAAGAAGTCTGAGTCGGCCAGCgctctgcctcctgcctgcgACCCTGCCCTGCGGTAGCGGGAAGCAGCCGGCTCAGGCGCGAGGGTCTCCATCACCAATCCTGGGGGCTCAGGGTTACTCCTGCTCCCTGCCCACCACCAGGTGCCAGGGAAAAACCAAAACCAATTCTATCCAGAGAAGAATAAGGGCATTGAAAAGTAGGGAGAGGTCTGAGACACTGAGGTGACAGAAAATGCTGGGCGTTGAGGCTTAGGAGTGAGGTAGGCTGGGCTCGGGCTTCGACTCTACCGCACATTCACACGGCCTCTCTGAACTCCAGGCTCACTGTCTCTAAATGGACTAATAATAAGACCGATCTCCAGAGCTGTCTGAGCCTTACATTGCTTAGTCCTGTACTGGATACACAGAAAGCCCGTGGTAGACAAGAGCTgcagtcattattattattattactaccacCATTTATTATCATCATTAGAGAGCCAGAAATGGAATAACAGGGAGGTAGGAGCTGCTGAGGACAGACAGGGATTGTGTTTACAAGGTAAGAGGTGTTGAATGTTACAAGTTGGGGTGTGGATattggggtggagagagagactaACTGGGAGATATTGAGAAAGGCTGATGGAAACTGGTCCCTCCTAGCTGGGTGATGAATGGCAGTGATATGGGACCATGGCAAGTGGGAGGGTCTGGGACTCCCGAGAGTACAGGGGCAGCCATGCTCACTAAGCATGGATGAGACTTGAGGAGGATGCCAGGGTTCTACATCCTGAGCGGGGACCCGAGAGAGTATCGTGCTGCTGACTTAGGGCTCCCCCCCTTGTGCTGACCCTGCCTCCCTTGTGAGTGCCATCCTGGcccctgggggaggctggggggtgggtggggtgagcTGCTGCAGTCCCAGCCCTCCCAGGAGGCCATGAACTCACATGAGTGTCCCCTCTACGATGGGTAAACAGGATGGGTGCCTGGGTGAGCCGCTCCCTTCCTAGGTCTTTTCCTCCCACACATCCCTGGGGGTGGCTGGCCCACCCAGCTCCCCTGCTCCACACCCAGCTTTTTCAGCCAAGAGCCACCAGGATGCTAACTGCAAAACTCTGATGACCACTCTCGGGGCCATGGCCGTTTCTTTCCTGGACACCTGGGGTCCCTACTGAGACCTGAGGCCAGTCTCACGGCTCCCAGGCTCCCTGTGAGCTGGAGGGTGTGGAAGAGAGTGAGGCAGTCACCTTTATGTAGCAGCatggaagaggagagaaatgggaggagCAAAGGCCAATTGAAACTTAGAGAAAAGACCAAAAAGGGGACCTGAATCCCATTCTGGTCCCCCCAAGTTAGGCTGGCTGATACCTAGGGTGGGTCCTGTTCCACTGGGTTACCTACCCCTGCCCTGCTGGCAGGGCTCAGCCTGTGATTCCCCTCCATCTGCCACCGGGAGGAGACACCAACAGCCTATCTCCTGAGatgcccccatccccaccctgtgCCCCAAATTCCTGGGGTTGGGAAATTAGAACACTTTTGCACCCATCTCAttccatttctcccttcctccctgataCACGGGCTCCCTCTCTGTTTCAACACAGACTTTGAGACTCACAATTACAGCTCATTACCCTATCGGAGCTGGCCCTGAGTCACTGGGGGAGGGACTCGGGGATGCCCATCCCTGTCGCCTTTTCCTAAGCTACAGTATAAGGAGTAGTGGCAGGGAGGAGGACTCTGGGAAAGTAGGGGAgtcagggaaaggagagagaagcctgcAGACCTAGAGGGAGGGAGAACAAGAagtgagaaggaagaagagaacaaaagaggcacacagacacagaggaagagaaagagtcaATAGAAAAAAACTTGGGTGGGAAGAAGACACTCAGGAGAGAGAAGGAGCGAGGCAGAGATGAAATTACAGGGGTCCCTGGCCTGCCTCCTGCTGGCCCTATACCTGGGCAGTGGGGAGGCTGGCCCATTGCTAAGTGGAGGGGCAAGTGCTGAAGCAGGTATTGGGGAGGCCATTGGACATGGCGTGGGAGATGCCATTAGCTATGGAATCGAGAAGGCTATTGGCCAAGGGGCTGGAGAGGCAGCCAACTCTGGAATCAGGGAGGCTATGGGCCCGGGAGTGAGGGATACCTTTAGCCATAGGGTTGGAGAGGCCGTCCGCCAGGGGGCTGATGAAGCAGCCCATGCTCTTGGAAACACTGGGAGTGAGTATGGCAGACAGGCTGAGAATATTATTCGACATGGAATAGATGCTGCCCACAGCTCCTGGCAGGGGATGCCTGGCAACGGTGATGCTTGGGTGAGTGGCTAGAAGTTGGGTGTGGAAATGGGAGGCTGTGGGCAGCTGGGTTGAGAATCTTGGGGATTGGTTGAGAGGATGAAGGGGTCTCTGACTTGTGGCTATCTGGGGAAGTTTGCTCCCATGTTATGCATCCTTCCCCCACCACCTTGGGGTCTCACCTGCCTCTCCTTATACCCTGCCCTGGCTCCTCTCGATCTTAATTGCTCTGCTTGTCCTCCACCATCACAGAGTGAGAGGTCACATACACTAAGTGTCTGTATATTGTCTTTGCAGGGAACCAATGGCCAGCCTCCATCTGGAGGCCATGGCACCTTTGGTTCTCAGGGTGGCTTTGGAGCTCACAGCCAGGGCTATCCTGAAGGGCCAGGTGCTCCCTGGAACCATGGACCCTCTGGAGGCTCAGATGGCAGCTTTGGAACCAACTCTCAGGGGAGCTCCTGGGGCCAAGGAGGCAATGGGGGGCCATACAACTTGGGGCCCAATGCTCAGGTAAGTAAGCACCCCAACTCTGGTCTTGCGACCGTCCCGCCCTCAAGCCCACACCCTCCATGACTCCCTCCTCCTTTGGATCCCCTACTCAGTCTCACCCTCCCTGCAGGGAGCTGTGGCCCAACCCGGTTATGGCTCAGTGAGGGGCAACAGCAACCCAAATACAGAGGTAAGAGGAAGAGTCTGGGGAAAAAGAGGGTGTCCGGGTGCTTGTGACAGAATgtgggagagacaaagagggaaaaaagatgGAGGGCAGGGCTTGGGGTAAGAGGAAGGCGGCCGGGGAAGagcgaggggtggggggaggaggcaggggagggagggatgcaagTGAGATGGGGACGGGGGAGAGACATGTAGGGAAAGAACGCCAAGCTCTAAGAGGAAGGAGACCTGGCCTATGGCGATGGCTCTAACTGAAATCTCAAAAGTCACCTGTCCTCTTTGCTCTGCAGTGCACCAACCCCCCGCCCTCTGGCTCAAGCGGAAGCTCTGGCAACTCTTGGGTAAGAGGACAGGCGACCTGAGGCCTTTGGCACAGGGAGCAAACAGAAGCTCTGCTCCCGCAGACTGGgcaagcaagagagggaggggtggagggaggcaaTCTTGGCGTTCTCATCTTTAGTCCTCACTCTGGTCCCTTCCTGCCCCTCAGGGAAGCAGCGGCAGTGGCGGCGACGGCAgcagcagtggcagtggcagtggtggcagcagcagcagtggcagcGGCGGCGGCAATGGCAGAGGCGGCAGCAATggcagcggcagcggcggccGTGGCAGCAGCTATGGCAGCGgcagcagtggtggaagcagctatgGCAGCGGCAGCAGTGGCAATAGCAATGGCAGCAGTGGTAGCGGTGGCAATGGCAGCGGCGGTAGCGGTGGCGGTGGCAGTGGCAGCAGCGGCAGCAATTCTGGGGGCAACTGGGTGAGAGTTCTGGTCCTTTGTTGAAGGCAAAGATGGGGCTGAGGCTCCTGGGGGCCCCTGCTGAGAAGACACACTCCAAGGTCTTCCTGGACGTGCCAGCTCCAGGGTGGGTGGCATCACCAGCAGTTGTCACCCTGTGGCTCCTTCAGCGTCAGTCCCCCATCTTCCCAGCCCCACCAAGCAGGGTGCCTtagatatgcacccccattttcCCAGAAGAAGTGTCCTCCCTACTTCTGctcactctccctcctctctgctctgccatGGGGGTGGTTTCTGTCTCCACTCTAACCCCTGTTCCTGTGGTCGTGCCCACTTGGCAAATCTGACTACAGCTGGGGGTGAACAGCTGAGAGGTGGGCACAGAAAAACACGACACTGGTTAGGGCAGCTCCCAGGAGAATGGGGGCAAGTCCTCACACGTGGAGACTTAAGGCCATTTACAGAGCTGTGGTTTGGAAGAACTAATACAGTGCACACATGAAGCCCCTCCGCATGGATGAAAAGGCCAGGAAGGGACCACAACCTGGCCGCTGGATGGGGGAGGAGGGCTCCAAGAGGAAGgcctgagagagagaaagcactgCTGGCTTCCTTGGGCGGCGGGGGGTCAGGGAAACTTGTCGGGCAAGAGGAGGGAAGCAACTAGAACAGCTAGATAACATAAGCTGCTTTAGTTTACTGCTCCTTGGACTACCTGCTTTTACCCCATCTACGAGCAACCCTTAGAAAATCTAGGAATTTTGATCAGGTGACCCTTCTAGTGACCCCTCCCCCATTCCAGGTTccaggagagggtgaggggagaggacagTCAGGGGCAGGACAGAACAAGCCTCAGCCTGCCTTCAGATGTTAGCATCATGTCTTTCGTGAAGTTAGGCTACAGATGCCTCGCCCTCAACCCAGCAGGTGGTGGGATGTGGGGAGCAGCAGCTCAGAATCCCAAAATAATCCCACATTTCCAAATACACGCAGCCACACTGGGCCTTCTCTGTGTTCCGAATAACTTCCCTCCTTGAATGACTAGCTGGTAGTATTATACTAATGTCCACACAGATCACCTGAAGATGGGAATGTATTGAGGTTGGGGACTGTTTGATCCCTTCCAAGTCCTTTAAGACACCAGGTGGACTCACTTTCCCTTACAGGAACACAATGCCAGCTCTTCCTCAGGTAGCACAGGAGGAAGTGGTGGTGGAAATAAACCTGAGGTGAGTATTTAGTGTCCACACCTGCACAGATCTCCCTCAAACTGCGGGTAGGAGAGTAAGAGGCCCCTCAGACATTGGGAGAGCGACAGCTTCTGCTGGGAAAGGGGTGGACTGTTGCTGAGGCGGGCTGACGAGGGTTAGCTGCGGGTGAGAAAGCTCCCGTTTGAGGGTGGGGATTGGTGTCTGGGTAGGGCCTGGAAGcaagtcttctctttctttctcccacagTGTGACAACCCAGGGAATGAAGTCCGAGTGTCTGGAGGCTCTGGGGGTCAGGTGAGAGCCACACCGGTGTGGGTACTGCGGTTCATCACTGCAGCTGTGCCCATTCCTTGTAACCCGGCCCTGCTCAGCCCCCTGCTAACGCTGACCTCCATCCCAGCCCTGTCTGTGCGGAGTTTACAATTTAGGGGAAGAAACAAAGCTCATGAAATTACTAACAGTCTCCAAAGTAATAATTAATTGTAAATCCTTAAGTGACATACCCACTTTATAACACAGATGGGGCTGTGAAAAATCGTATGAAAACCAGTCCTTTTAGAAACATAATTGTTTCAAATGTACTATACCTGGCCAGTGAAGAGAATTCAGTGACCTCTTTGACATCGTTTTGAAATCATACATTGCCCTCTAGTTATTCTGGAAGTTTGAGTATTTTGTCAGCACCTGCAATGCTGACAGAGGAAATGTTACGCTAATGTCCACACAAATCACCTAGAGGTCTTGTGAAGACATAGCTCTGATTCAGCAGCTCCGGGGTGGGGCTGAGATTCTGGCTCTGCCAAGGTCTGGGTGAGGCCGATGCTGCCACTCTGTGCCTCTGTGCGAGGGCCACCCTCAGGACAAGGGGCATGACCCTGTGGTGCTCCATTGACAAGGCTCTCTGAAGAGCCCCCTACAATATTGGCGATACTAACCTTGTATGGGTAGATGGGTTTTAAGAAAACCTCTCCCGGTTTGTAACTCTATCTTTAGTTTTTCACATACCAAAGTCTCTTTTTCTATGGTTTCTGCTCTTGAAAATTAaggcctttattttcttctagatcTACTAAtacttgttttaatttcattgttaaatttaactCTTTAATCCATCCGGGCTTTATTTTGCTGTGCATTGTCTAAAAACAGAAGGGAGGAAACTGCTAAGGTATAAATAAGTTTTCCCTCAAAAAACTTAACTGGCATTCCCAGTCCTGTGTATTGAATTATTTCCACCACTAATTTAAAACATCACTTATAAATAACTTAATGTTTGGGGAAAGCTTCTGGGAGTTCTAATTTGTTAAATCGGTTCATTTCCTCCGGGACATTACCACACCACTTATCCACGAAAACGTTAATGGTGCACTAATAGCCGCCAGGACAAGTCCTGCCTGCTGCTTGTCATTTCCAGTGTTTTCTTGCCTATTCTTGCACATGATTCTTCCAAATGAACTTCAAGATGAGTCTGACAAGTTCCAAAAGAGAATTCCATTAGGATTTTAAGAGGAATCATATTAAATCATACATACATTTTCAGGGATGGACCTAGGATCTAAAACAATGATCTGTATTTTATTGTCTCATCCCTCAGGGCTTCAGAGGACCCAGAGGCCCCAGTAGCTCTGGCGACATAAGGGTAAGGCGATGACAGGTCTTGAGAGTAGGGACAGTGGCAGCAGTGTGTGGGATGGAGGTCGACTCTCCAGAAACAATACTAACAGAGCAGACAGTTCCCCATCCCCACCTGGTCTAGATTTTAGCTCTGGGAGTAGAAGAAGTGCCGATGGGCCTGGGATCCACACCAACATTGAAAGCGGGACTCAAGAGGAGCTGACCTCTAACGTAGGAGGAGACTAGGCCATCTACTTCTGCACCACCTCAGCTCCCACTGACTCTCCAGCTAGCATCACCTTTGTGACCAATGCAAAACATCAACCCACCTGGGGTTCTGCAGTTTGAATTAATTCAGTACAACAGCCTGGCTGGTTCCTGCTTTGATGCCAGGGGAGAATTCTTTGGTACAAAGGCCCTTTCCATTGAATTGTGGACAGCTTGCAGACATGAATAGAAACAGAGATGGTAACAGTACCAATGAGCGTCATAAATGAGCAATAACCCGATCCACAAGGGGATGAAACAAGGCTTGCCAGGGAAGATGGAGACACCCAGAGAGAAGGGCCTCTCTTAGGGTCAGGCATGTCCTCGGCCGTGCTCTTGTTTCAGTCCCCTGATTCAGGAGTCCGCCGCCTACATCTCACCCTGCATACTGCCTGCCTTCTCGCCAACTCGtccccattttctttctcctcaggAAATAAGCAAGGAGGGAAGTCGCCTCGTTGGGGGCGCCCAAGGCAATTATCAGGTGAGAGAAACGGCTTTAGGTCTTAGGAGAAGGGGTGGTAAAATGTGGGGATAGAATGCAAAGGGCCTGGGAAAAGAGACAGAACTATCAGTGTCTTCTCGCTAGCTGCTCTGAATCTGTGTTGGGTGGCTAGTAGGAGACCAAGTGAGGCTCGGGCTCCCTGTCGtcctccctcactccttcctccttccagctGCACCTGTGCCATGTTAACTCTGTGAGGGGGAAACAGCAGACACAACTAGCAGAATGGCCACGGGgatagttttaaaaatcacagttGAGAAGTAGTGTTGAGAAGTAGAAAGGAAGTGAACTTTGAATGAGATAGAGGGGTTCCAATGCCAGCTGGGCTACTTGTCATGGTGCATCTTCAGGCAGGTCAGTTGACCTCGAAGAGCCTGGCCTTCCTGTTGGGTAAAAGGGGCACAGTGAAGCCCCACTTTTCCACACCCACAGTTACTGCAGTTTTCTGCAGCATAACCTGACCGAGGCACTCAGGGTCCAGACACTGAAGTCTGACATGGAGACAGAGCCTGATGCCAGCTGCTGGACAGCTCTAA contains:
- the DMKN gene encoding dermokine isoform X2, translated to MKLQGSLACLLLALYLGSGEAGPLLSGGASAEAGIGEAIGHGVGDAISYGIEKAIGQGAGEAANSGIREAMGPGVRDTFSHRVGEAVRQGADEAAHALGNTGSEYGRQAENIIRHGIDAAHSSWQGMPGNGDAWGTNGQPPSGGHGTFGSQGGFGAHSQGYPEGPGAPWNHGPSGGSDGSFGTNSQGSSWGQGGNGGPYNLGPNAQGAVAQPGYGSVRGNSNPNTECTNPPPSGSSGSSGNSWGSSGSGGDGSSSGSGSGGSSSSGSGGGNGRGGSNGSGSGGRGSSYGSGSSGGSSYGSGSSGNSNGSSGSGGNGSGGSGGGGSGSSGSNSGGNWEHNASSSSGSTGGSGGGNKPECDNPGNEVRVSGGSGGQGFRGPRGPSSSGDIREISKEGSRLVGGAQGNYQGQGFRGEGEAVNGINNLNSQPYTELFNFDTFWKNLKSKLGFINWDAINKGQGPAPSTRALLYFSRLWEDFKHNTPFLNWKAIIEGPNPSSSLQKRAGGAGQPGAGWADVPAVTSKNYNYNQQAHSGASGGQNSAKIPAKGGVTVVSSASRAQPGLLQWVKF
- the DMKN gene encoding dermokine isoform X3 — protein: MKLQGSLACLLLALYLGSGEAGPLLSGGASAEAGIGEAIGHGVGDAISYGIEKAIGQGAGEAANSGIREAMGPGVRDTFSHRVGEAVRQGADEAAHALGNTGSEYGRQAENIIRHGIDAAHSSWQGMPGNGDAWGTNGQPPSGGHGTFGSQGGFGAHSQGYPEGPGAPWNHGPSGGSDGSFGTNSQGSSWGQGGNGGPYNLGPNAQGAVAQPGYGSVRGNSNPNTECTNPPPSGSSGSSGNSWGSSGSGGDGSSSGSGSGGSSSSGSGGGNGRGGSNGSGSGGRGSSYGSGSSGGSSYGSGSSGNSNGSSGSGGNGSGGSGGGGSGSSGSNSGGNWEHNASSSSGSTGGSGGGNKPECDNPGNEVRVSGGSGGQGFRGPRGPSSSGDIREISKEGSRLVGGAQGNYQGQGFRGEGEAVNGINNLNSQPYTELFNFDTFWKNLKSKLGFINWDAINKGQGPAPSTRALLYFSRLWEDFKHNTPFLNWKAIIEGPNPSSSLQKRAGGAGQPGAGWADVPAVTSKNYNYNQQAHSGASGGQNSAKIPAKASRAQPGLLQWVKFW
- the DMKN gene encoding dermokine isoform X1, which codes for MKLQGSLACLLLALYLGSGEAGPLLSGGASAEAGIGEAIGHGVGDAISYGIEKAIGQGAGEAANSGIREAMGPGVRDTFSHRVGEAVRQGADEAAHALGNTGSEYGRQAENIIRHGIDAAHSSWQGMPGNGDAWGTNGQPPSGGHGTFGSQGGFGAHSQGYPEGPGAPWNHGPSGGSDGSFGTNSQGSSWGQGGNGGPYNLGPNAQGAVAQPGYGSVRGNSNPNTECTNPPPSGSSGSSGNSWGSSGSGGDGSSSGSGSGGSSSSGSGGGNGRGGSNGSGSGGRGSSYGSGSSGGSSYGSGSSGNSNGSSGSGGNGSGGSGGGGSGSSGSNSGGNWEHNASSSSGSTGGSGGGNKPECDNPGNEVRVSGGSGGQGFRGPRGPSSSGDIREISKEGSRLVGGAQGNYQGQGFRGEGEAVNGINNLNSQPYTELFNFDTFWKNLKSKLGFINWDAINKGQGPAPSTRALLYFSRLWEDFKHNTPFLNWKAIIEGPNPSSSLQKRAGGAGQPGAGWADVPAVTSKNYNYNQQAHSGASGGQNSAKIPAKGGVTVVSSASRAQPGLLQWVKFW